A portion of the Streptomyces sp. NBC_01335 genome contains these proteins:
- a CDS encoding cation:proton antiporter yields the protein MDNPGTLILIMAMAALAPLLAASVSRLLSVPVVIFEILLGILIGPDVLDWAHHDQVIDALSDLGLSMLIFLAGYEIRFADVGGPVLRRAGGAWVVSLVLGLGISLALNGGDLARSLVIGTALTSTALGAVLPILRDSGRLEGRFGTVVTGFCAVGEFGPIIAMALLFSGRSPGAASVVLAVFAVVTAGAVWWASRPRPAWFGRLVATTLHSSSQFAVRYVMLLLAAMLGLSELFGLDTLLGAFAGGMLTRIILRGSVPESSGTILSKVEAIGFGFLVPFFYVVTGIDFDLRALLDGGRPLALLPVFLLLFLVVRGGPVFAFAPPDLSSRPERGALALYAATCLPLVVAITTIGLDEKVIGTGEGAALVGAAMVSVLVFPLLAPWLLERKEGPDAGAGGARAERGGEAW from the coding sequence GTGGACAACCCCGGCACCCTCATCCTGATCATGGCCATGGCCGCCCTTGCGCCGCTGCTCGCCGCCTCCGTCTCGCGGCTGCTCTCCGTACCCGTGGTGATCTTCGAGATCCTGCTGGGCATCCTGATCGGCCCGGACGTCCTCGACTGGGCCCACCACGACCAGGTGATCGACGCCCTCTCCGACCTGGGCCTGTCGATGCTGATCTTCCTCGCCGGGTACGAGATCCGGTTCGCGGACGTCGGCGGCCCGGTGCTGCGGCGGGCGGGCGGTGCCTGGGTGGTCTCGCTCGTCCTCGGGCTCGGCATCTCCCTGGCGCTCAACGGCGGTGACCTCGCCCGGAGCCTGGTCATCGGCACCGCCCTCACCAGCACCGCGCTCGGCGCCGTCCTGCCGATCCTGCGCGACTCGGGGCGGCTGGAAGGCCGGTTCGGGACGGTGGTCACCGGGTTCTGCGCGGTCGGCGAGTTCGGCCCGATCATCGCGATGGCCCTGCTCTTCAGCGGGCGCAGCCCCGGAGCGGCGAGCGTGGTGCTGGCCGTGTTCGCGGTGGTGACGGCCGGCGCCGTCTGGTGGGCGTCCAGGCCCCGGCCGGCCTGGTTCGGCCGTCTCGTCGCCACAACCCTGCACAGCAGCTCCCAATTCGCGGTGCGCTACGTGATGCTGCTGCTCGCCGCGATGCTCGGCCTCTCCGAACTCTTCGGCCTGGACACTCTCCTCGGCGCGTTCGCCGGGGGCATGCTGACCCGGATCATCCTCCGGGGCTCGGTGCCGGAGAGCAGCGGGACGATCCTCTCCAAGGTCGAAGCCATCGGCTTCGGATTCCTCGTGCCGTTCTTCTACGTCGTCACCGGGATCGACTTCGACCTCCGGGCCCTCCTCGACGGCGGACGCCCCCTGGCCCTCCTCCCCGTCTTCCTGCTCCTCTTCCTGGTGGTGCGCGGCGGCCCCGTCTTCGCGTTCGCACCTCCCGACCTGTCCTCGCGCCCGGAGCGCGGTGCGCTCGCCCTGTACGCGGCCACCTGCCTGCCCCTCGTCGTCGCCATCACCACGATCGGCCTCGACGAGAAGGTGATCGGTACGGGGGAGGGCGCGGCGCTGGTCGGCGCGGCCATGGTCTCCGTCCTGGTGTTCCCGCTGCTGGCGCCGTGGCTGCTGGAGCGGAAGGAGGGCCCGGACGCGGGGGCCGGGGGCGCCCGGGCGGAGCGGGGCGGGGAGGCGTGGTGA
- a CDS encoding peptidoglycan recognition protein family protein, translating to MWSRRLAAGAVLLTLAFLILQDGPAAHAPPPERAAAVAPERIRVPAAPPIVSRAQWHADEKIVKEKAQYTGAARAVFIHHTNNGNRYDCADAPEMMKAVQADHVNDEGWDDIGYNFVVDRCGTIYEGRAGGVTRPVRGAHTKGFNADTVGIAALGTFTDPNTPVPQPMLDAIERIAAWKLRPGTDPRGDVILTSTNSESLYPKGNHADLQVISGHRDSYGTDCPGEALYAKLPEIREKTAALRKAVSGSADLLPAKAQAARKQPARR from the coding sequence ATGTGGTCCCGCCGATTGGCCGCAGGAGCCGTACTCCTGACCCTGGCCTTCCTGATACTCCAGGACGGCCCCGCCGCGCATGCTCCCCCTCCGGAGCGCGCCGCCGCCGTCGCCCCGGAGCGCATTCGGGTGCCCGCCGCACCCCCGATCGTCAGCCGCGCCCAATGGCACGCCGACGAGAAGATCGTGAAGGAGAAGGCGCAGTACACCGGGGCCGCCCGGGCCGTCTTCATCCACCACACGAACAACGGCAACCGGTACGACTGCGCCGACGCCCCCGAGATGATGAAGGCCGTCCAGGCCGACCACGTCAACGACGAGGGCTGGGACGACATCGGCTACAACTTCGTCGTCGACCGCTGCGGCACCATCTACGAAGGCCGCGCCGGCGGAGTCACCCGCCCGGTGCGCGGCGCCCACACCAAAGGCTTCAACGCCGACACCGTCGGCATAGCCGCCCTCGGCACCTTCACCGACCCGAACACCCCCGTACCGCAGCCCATGCTGGACGCCATCGAGCGCATCGCCGCGTGGAAGCTGCGCCCCGGCACCGACCCGCGCGGCGACGTCATCCTGACCTCCACCAACAGCGAAAGCCTCTACCCCAAGGGCAACCACGCCGACCTGCAGGTCATTTCGGGCCACCGCGACAGCTACGGCACCGACTGCCCCGGCGAGGCGCTGTACGCCAAGCTCCCCGAAATCCGCGAGAAGACCGCCGCCCTCCGCAAGGCCGTCAGCGGCAGCGCGGACCTCCTCCCGGCGAAGGCCCAGGCGGCACGGAAGCAGCCTGCGCGGCGGTGA
- a CDS encoding VOC family protein, which produces MTSAIRHITVDCADPHTLASFWAAALGGKLAEDDFPGDPEASVTAGAHALLFVAVEDRKSVKNRLHLDLQPQDRTRDEEVARLVGLGATLYEDHRKPGGAGWVTLHDPEGNELCVERSAQERAKG; this is translated from the coding sequence ATGACTTCTGCGATACGCCACATCACCGTCGACTGCGCCGATCCGCACACGCTCGCGAGTTTCTGGGCCGCCGCCCTGGGCGGCAAGCTCGCCGAGGACGACTTTCCGGGGGACCCCGAGGCTTCGGTCACGGCGGGCGCGCACGCGTTGCTGTTCGTCGCGGTCGAGGACCGGAAGTCGGTCAAGAACCGGCTGCACCTCGACCTCCAGCCCCAGGACCGCACCCGGGACGAGGAGGTGGCCCGGTTGGTGGGTCTCGGGGCCACGTTGTACGAGGACCACCGGAAGCCGGGCGGTGCCGGGTGGGTGACGTTGCACGATCCGGAGGGCAACGAGCTGTGCGTCGAGCGCAGCGCGCAGGAGCGGGCGAAGGGCTGA
- a CDS encoding enoyl-CoA hydratase/isomerase family protein — protein MKLPLSEFLSPYGRRTGTIRTLREGPVLRVELDRPAEGNTVTEGMLDDLLTVLAVPDPEVRVLVLSGAGTDFSLGGDRNEFADWLDEDPTGSGIRIAGDKARRVCEALTGCPAVTVARVQGKVIGAGLALALACDLRVGADTTTFRLPELALGLPTAWGGVLPRLINEIGAARARELILTGRVFDAQEAYELSVLQKVSPESELDRAVAEWTKPIVRRPESALRVTKALFASYAAPTRLADPSLLDAELMASVAAAHHYARGNGSREARAR, from the coding sequence ATGAAACTCCCGCTCTCCGAATTCCTCTCGCCCTACGGCCGCCGCACCGGCACCATACGCACGCTGCGCGAAGGCCCCGTACTCCGCGTCGAACTGGACCGCCCCGCCGAGGGCAACACGGTCACCGAAGGGATGCTCGACGACCTGCTGACCGTCCTCGCCGTACCGGACCCGGAGGTGCGCGTCCTCGTCCTGAGCGGCGCCGGAACCGACTTCAGCCTGGGCGGCGACCGCAACGAGTTCGCGGACTGGCTCGACGAGGACCCCACCGGGAGCGGCATCCGCATCGCCGGCGACAAGGCCCGCCGCGTCTGCGAGGCCCTCACCGGCTGCCCCGCGGTCACCGTCGCCCGCGTCCAGGGCAAGGTCATCGGCGCCGGCCTCGCGCTCGCCCTCGCCTGCGACCTGCGCGTGGGCGCCGACACCACCACCTTCCGCCTCCCCGAACTCGCCCTCGGCCTGCCCACCGCCTGGGGCGGCGTACTCCCCCGCCTGATCAACGAGATCGGCGCCGCCCGCGCCCGCGAACTGATCCTCACCGGCCGCGTCTTCGACGCCCAGGAGGCGTACGAACTCTCCGTCCTCCAGAAGGTCTCGCCCGAGTCCGAACTCGACCGGGCGGTCGCCGAATGGACCAAACCGATCGTCCGCCGTCCCGAGTCCGCCCTCCGCGTGACCAAGGCCCTCTTCGCCTCCTACGCGGCCCCGACCCGCCTGGCCGACCCGTCCCTCCTGGACGCCGAACTCATGGCCTCGGTCGCCGCCGCCCACCACTACGCCCGCGGCAACGGTTCGCGGGAGGCGCGGGCGCGGTAG
- a CDS encoding cytochrome P450 produces MGDVVPAPWGGYFVTGFDSANQVLRGRGWLAPDFAWQERQEDAGRWGAVATQEMTKTLARLNAPEHTCQRRSLGNLFDRTTIERLTPQVEEHVRGLLDGLAGALDGGGEADFVSLVSDRLPISTIGGWLGIPAEDHDHILEITHNQVHAQELLPNRSELAVSADATAHLRKYFTQLVQERRERPSHDVLTGWIHTWDAMEPDRETADEILYRLTMFVTIASLETTATLLSSVVALLAGDPERWATLRARPELVDDALEEVLRYDPPIAINTRVAAEETELAGVTVPKDAMVHVMYGSANHDPRRNEDPLTFDIGRRGNHLTFGGGVHYCLGAALARLEARSLLVQLLDRFPDIRVSTPATYASRMVFRRVTSLGVTTRM; encoded by the coding sequence ATGGGTGACGTGGTCCCCGCTCCCTGGGGCGGGTACTTCGTCACCGGCTTCGATTCCGCGAACCAGGTACTCCGGGGGCGCGGCTGGCTGGCGCCCGACTTCGCCTGGCAGGAACGCCAGGAGGACGCCGGACGCTGGGGCGCCGTCGCCACCCAGGAGATGACCAAGACCCTCGCGCGTCTCAACGCCCCGGAACACACCTGCCAGCGGCGCAGTCTCGGCAACCTCTTCGACCGTACGACGATCGAGCGGCTCACCCCGCAGGTCGAGGAGCACGTCCGGGGGCTGCTCGACGGCCTCGCCGGGGCGCTCGACGGCGGCGGCGAGGCCGACTTCGTCTCCCTGGTGAGCGATCGGCTCCCCATCTCCACCATCGGCGGCTGGCTCGGCATCCCCGCCGAGGACCACGACCACATCCTGGAGATCACCCACAACCAGGTGCACGCACAGGAGTTGCTGCCGAACCGCAGCGAGCTGGCCGTCTCCGCCGACGCCACCGCGCACCTGCGGAAGTACTTCACCCAGCTGGTGCAGGAGCGTCGCGAGCGGCCCAGCCACGATGTCCTCACCGGCTGGATCCACACCTGGGACGCGATGGAACCGGACCGGGAGACGGCCGACGAGATCCTCTACCGGCTCACCATGTTCGTCACCATCGCCTCCCTGGAGACCACCGCCACCCTGCTCTCCTCCGTCGTGGCCCTGCTGGCCGGCGACCCCGAGCGCTGGGCGACGCTGCGCGCGCGTCCCGAGCTGGTCGACGACGCGCTGGAGGAGGTCCTCCGCTACGACCCGCCGATCGCCATCAACACCCGGGTCGCCGCCGAGGAGACCGAACTCGCGGGCGTCACCGTCCCGAAGGACGCCATGGTGCATGTCATGTACGGGTCAGCCAATCACGACCCGCGCCGCAACGAGGACCCGCTCACCTTCGACATCGGGCGCCGGGGCAACCACCTCACCTTCGGCGGCGGCGTCCACTACTGCCTCGGCGCGGCCCTCGCCCGGCTGGAAGCCCGCTCCCTCCTCGTCCAGCTCCTCGACCGCTTCCCGGACATCCGGGTCTCCACCCCCGCCACGTACGCCTCCCGGATGGTCTTCCGACGCGTGACCTCTCTCGGCGTGACGACACGAATGTGA
- a CDS encoding cytochrome P450 — MDPSPGANPHGAPSGCPMHQGRQTSLYGPEFAADPHRVYEALRAHGAAAPIELAPGVDATLVVQHEAALRVLQNPSLFARDSRRWTALREGQVPLDSPVLPMMAYRPNCLFTDGTEHLRLRKAVTESLARLNPSRLRRDVERIGDYLVDQFIERGSADLLGDYAKLLPLLLFNQLFGCPGDIGDRLTRDMSAIFDGEDVLNANARLTECLMELVSLKRRQPGEDITSWLIQHPAGLSDEELKDQLVVLMGAGVEPERNLIANALLAMLAGDTDRGGRRGGGLLVEDAIDGVLWNNPPIANYATHYPVQDVDLNGMILKAGSPVLISFAAANSDPDLSAARETMAKGAHLAWGAGPHACPAKSPAQLIALTAIEKVLNSVPDIALAVHPSAVEWRPGPFHRALVSLPVVFTPTAARHGVTHHQHTAATRVSSDTAQVTPRHHAADTPKKNKGWWSSFLDVFRV, encoded by the coding sequence ATGGACCCGTCGCCGGGAGCCAACCCGCACGGCGCCCCCTCCGGGTGCCCGATGCACCAGGGGCGACAGACGTCGCTCTACGGCCCTGAGTTCGCGGCCGATCCGCATCGCGTGTACGAGGCGCTGCGCGCACACGGAGCCGCGGCACCGATCGAGCTGGCTCCCGGCGTGGACGCCACCCTGGTGGTCCAGCACGAGGCGGCGCTCCGGGTCCTCCAGAACCCGTCGCTCTTCGCGCGGGACTCCCGGCGGTGGACCGCTCTGCGCGAGGGGCAGGTCCCGCTCGACAGCCCGGTGCTGCCGATGATGGCGTACCGGCCCAACTGCCTTTTCACGGACGGCACCGAGCACCTGCGGCTGCGCAAGGCGGTCACCGAGAGCCTCGCCCGGCTGAACCCCAGCCGGCTGCGGCGGGACGTGGAGCGCATCGGGGACTACCTGGTCGACCAGTTCATCGAGCGGGGCAGCGCCGACCTCCTCGGCGACTACGCGAAGCTGCTGCCGCTGCTGCTCTTCAACCAGCTCTTCGGCTGCCCGGGCGACATTGGTGACCGGCTGACCCGCGACATGTCCGCCATCTTCGACGGCGAGGACGTGCTGAACGCCAACGCCCGCCTGACGGAATGCCTGATGGAGCTCGTCTCCCTCAAGCGGCGGCAACCCGGCGAGGACATCACCTCCTGGCTCATCCAGCACCCGGCCGGGCTCAGCGACGAGGAACTCAAGGACCAGCTCGTCGTGCTGATGGGCGCGGGCGTCGAGCCGGAGCGCAACCTGATCGCCAACGCGCTGCTCGCCATGCTGGCGGGCGACACGGACCGGGGCGGCCGCCGGGGCGGCGGTCTCCTCGTGGAGGACGCCATCGACGGGGTGCTCTGGAACAACCCGCCGATCGCGAACTACGCGACGCACTACCCCGTCCAGGACGTCGACCTGAACGGCATGATCCTGAAGGCGGGTTCGCCCGTACTGATCAGCTTCGCCGCCGCCAACAGCGACCCGGACCTCAGCGCCGCCCGCGAGACCATGGCGAAGGGCGCCCATCTCGCCTGGGGCGCCGGCCCGCACGCGTGCCCGGCGAAGTCCCCGGCCCAGTTGATCGCCCTCACCGCCATCGAGAAGGTGCTCAACTCCGTACCGGACATCGCTCTCGCGGTGCACCCGTCGGCCGTCGAGTGGCGGCCGGGGCCGTTCCACCGCGCGCTGGTGTCCCTGCCGGTGGTCTTCACCCCCACGGCGGCCCGTCACGGTGTGACGCATCATCAGCACACCGCTGCCACCAGGGTCTCGTCGGACACCGCCCAGGTGACGCCCCGTCACCACGCGGCCGACACGCCGAAGAAGAACAAGGGCTGGTGGAGCTCTTTCCTCGACGTCTTCCGCGTATGA
- a CDS encoding GTP-binding protein has translation MDSTSVSAENIYVPDAVQRAAKILVVGHFAVGKTTLIGTLSEITPLRTEERMTQAAAHLDDLRSAPGKETTTVALDFGRLTLSDELVLYLFGTPGQQRFVQLWEDMARGSLGALLLIDPGRLADTFPVIDLVERYGLEYAVAVNSFDPATQHSEDELREALDLLPDTPVIHCDARDQKSSAQALITLVQHLLARVA, from the coding sequence ATGGACTCCACGTCCGTTTCGGCTGAGAACATCTATGTGCCGGACGCGGTCCAGCGCGCGGCGAAGATCCTCGTCGTCGGACATTTCGCCGTGGGCAAGACCACGCTCATCGGCACGCTCTCCGAGATCACTCCGCTGCGCACCGAGGAGCGGATGACGCAGGCCGCCGCCCACCTGGACGACCTGCGGAGCGCTCCCGGCAAGGAGACGACGACGGTCGCGCTGGACTTCGGCCGTCTGACGCTCAGCGACGAACTGGTGCTGTACCTGTTCGGCACCCCGGGCCAGCAGCGGTTCGTGCAGCTCTGGGAGGACATGGCGCGCGGGTCGCTCGGCGCTCTGCTGCTGATCGACCCGGGCCGACTCGCCGACACCTTCCCGGTGATCGACCTGGTCGAGCGGTACGGCCTGGAGTACGCGGTCGCCGTGAACAGCTTCGACCCCGCGACGCAGCACAGCGAGGACGAGCTCCGCGAGGCGCTCGACCTGCTGCCGGACACTCCGGTGATCCACTGCGACGCGCGTGACCAGAAGTCGTCCGCGCAGGCCCTGATCACGCTGGTGCAGCACCTGCTCGCCCGCGTCGCCTGA
- a CDS encoding DUF742 domain-containing protein, with the protein MTARGEEEAVSSGFVRSYVITGGRGLPDADALSLVTLVTIAPDREMPAQAGPEVRAIWELCSGGYLSVAEVAGHLQQPVGVARLLLQDLAEQGHLIRRKAPPAAQLVDRKILEEVLHGLHVRFG; encoded by the coding sequence ATGACGGCCCGGGGCGAGGAAGAGGCCGTCTCCAGCGGATTCGTCCGCTCGTACGTCATCACCGGCGGGCGCGGTCTGCCCGACGCGGATGCACTCTCCCTCGTCACGCTCGTCACCATCGCCCCGGACCGGGAGATGCCCGCGCAGGCGGGCCCCGAGGTCCGGGCGATCTGGGAGCTCTGCTCCGGCGGTTACCTCTCGGTCGCGGAGGTGGCCGGCCACCTCCAGCAGCCCGTAGGGGTGGCCCGGTTGCTGCTCCAGGATTTAGCGGAACAGGGCCACCTGATCCGGCGCAAGGCCCCGCCCGCCGCCCAACTCGTCGACCGGAAGATCCTCGAAGAGGTGTTGCATGGACTCCACGTCCGTTTCGGCTGA
- a CDS encoding roadblock/LC7 domain-containing protein — protein MNPDLSWVLDDVLQVPGARHAILVSADGLLLASSADIGRDDAETVAAAMSSMQSLSRAVAPFIGTRAPGQWRQTLLEYEDGWIFLIAAGSGAYLAAAAAADVDMEAMSFRMQQQVGAVGKAMSTPPRQTAGSDA, from the coding sequence GTGAATCCCGACCTGTCGTGGGTACTCGACGACGTGCTCCAAGTACCCGGCGCCCGACACGCCATCCTCGTGTCCGCCGACGGCCTGCTGCTGGCCAGTTCGGCCGACATCGGCCGTGACGACGCCGAGACGGTCGCCGCCGCCATGAGCTCGATGCAGTCGCTGAGCCGGGCCGTCGCCCCCTTCATCGGCACCCGCGCGCCCGGACAGTGGCGGCAGACGCTGCTGGAGTACGAGGACGGCTGGATCTTCCTCATAGCCGCCGGAAGCGGCGCCTATCTGGCGGCCGCGGCGGCCGCCGACGTGGACATGGAAGCCATGTCGTTCCGCATGCAGCAACAGGTCGGAGCGGTCGGGAAGGCGATGAGCACACCTCCTCGCCAGACGGCGGGAAGCGACGCATGA
- a CDS encoding ATP-binding protein gives MTFPQDAVLWALMVVALVAVGAVLRARKTNIRLRRQTNELRTEREGLWRQRDEWQAAQTGLLHRHAAELADVRKDAEEETKAVLKAAVRTLQGLADQQQVVIEKAQTKYGDDPQILADLMAIDHTNSQFGRRAQGIAVLCGGWLGRRETVASVFDVARSAQGRIRHFDRVRINGQVNFSVVSKAVEPVAVVLAELMANATNYSAPGTPVEINIQAVPSGVCLIVDDAGLGMGQEEKDRAGSLLDPRAEINVSSLGIPPQFGFAVSGLLAARYGFKVSVDSVSPYGGVRAVVLLPDELLTGDVPPIPVPVTRETSAPSVPSLPTRTAPTAPTPLFPDAARQEPFAPTAPPATTAGGLPKRRRQSPVSVLPTAAAEPAPVRSNHETASRLGAFQRGTRSGRDTTMEGTENQ, from the coding sequence ATGACATTTCCACAGGACGCTGTCCTCTGGGCACTGATGGTCGTAGCACTGGTCGCCGTTGGCGCCGTGCTGCGGGCTCGTAAAACCAATATCAGACTGCGCAGGCAGACCAACGAGCTCAGAACCGAGCGCGAGGGCCTGTGGCGGCAGCGCGACGAGTGGCAGGCCGCACAGACCGGCCTCCTGCACCGGCACGCCGCTGAGCTGGCCGATGTCCGCAAGGACGCCGAGGAGGAGACCAAGGCCGTCCTCAAGGCGGCCGTGCGTACCCTCCAGGGCCTCGCCGACCAGCAGCAGGTCGTCATCGAGAAGGCTCAGACGAAGTACGGCGACGATCCGCAGATCCTCGCCGACCTCATGGCGATCGACCACACCAACAGCCAGTTCGGCCGCCGGGCACAGGGCATCGCCGTGCTCTGCGGCGGCTGGCTCGGCCGCCGCGAGACCGTCGCCTCCGTCTTCGACGTGGCCCGCAGCGCCCAGGGCCGTATCCGGCACTTCGACCGGGTCCGGATCAACGGGCAGGTGAACTTCTCGGTGGTCAGCAAGGCCGTCGAGCCGGTCGCCGTGGTCCTCGCCGAGCTGATGGCCAACGCCACCAACTACTCCGCCCCGGGCACCCCGGTCGAGATCAACATCCAGGCCGTGCCCTCGGGCGTCTGCCTCATCGTGGACGACGCCGGTCTCGGCATGGGCCAGGAGGAGAAGGACCGCGCGGGCTCCCTGCTCGACCCCCGCGCGGAGATCAACGTCTCCAGCCTGGGCATCCCCCCTCAGTTCGGGTTCGCCGTCTCCGGCCTGCTGGCCGCCCGCTACGGGTTCAAGGTTTCGGTGGACTCCGTATCCCCCTACGGAGGTGTACGCGCGGTGGTTCTGCTCCCCGACGAGCTGCTGACCGGCGACGTGCCGCCGATCCCCGTGCCGGTCACCCGGGAGACCTCGGCTCCGTCCGTGCCGTCGCTCCCGACGCGTACGGCTCCGACCGCCCCGACCCCGCTGTTCCCCGACGCCGCACGGCAGGAGCCCTTCGCGCCCACCGCGCCGCCGGCCACCACCGCCGGCGGTCTGCCCAAGCGCCGCCGTCAGAGCCCGGTCTCCGTCCTGCCCACGGCGGCGGCCGAACCGGCTCCGGTCCGCAGCAACCACGAGACGGCCTCCCGGCTCGGCGCGTTCCAGCGAGGCACGCGGTCCGGACGTGACACGACGATGGAAGGAACCGAGAACCAGTGA
- a CDS encoding DeoR/GlpR family DNA-binding transcription regulator, translating to MSRDARWNALLELLAAHGRVEVEEAATTLEVSAATIRRDLDQLAEQQMLTRTRGGAVAHGVSYELPLRYKTARHASEKQRIGRAVADLVPAGGVVGLTGGTTVTEVARGLSVRTDIGGDSAAGSSAPPALTVVTNALNIANELVIRPQIKTVVTGGVARPQSYELTGPLASGVLQEITLDIAVLGVNAIDVREGAYVHHEGEAAVNRLLAERAQRVIVAADSSKIGRRAFARVCELRRIDVLVTDTAIGDEAAAGFREAGVTVIAV from the coding sequence GTGTCCAGGGACGCCCGGTGGAACGCCCTGCTGGAACTGCTCGCCGCGCACGGCCGGGTGGAGGTGGAAGAGGCCGCGACGACCCTGGAGGTGTCGGCCGCGACCATCCGCCGGGATCTGGACCAGCTCGCCGAGCAGCAGATGCTCACCCGGACCCGGGGCGGCGCGGTCGCGCACGGGGTCTCGTACGAACTCCCGTTGCGGTACAAGACGGCGCGCCACGCCTCGGAGAAGCAGCGCATCGGCCGCGCCGTGGCCGACCTGGTTCCGGCGGGCGGCGTGGTGGGTCTGACCGGCGGCACGACGGTCACCGAGGTCGCGCGCGGCCTCTCGGTACGTACGGACATCGGCGGCGACAGCGCGGCAGGCAGCAGCGCCCCGCCCGCGCTGACCGTGGTGACCAACGCCCTGAACATCGCGAACGAGCTGGTGATCCGGCCGCAGATCAAGACGGTGGTGACCGGCGGAGTCGCCCGCCCCCAGTCGTACGAGCTCACCGGGCCGCTGGCGAGCGGGGTGTTGCAGGAGATCACGCTCGACATCGCCGTACTGGGCGTCAACGCGATCGACGTCCGGGAGGGCGCGTACGTCCACCACGAGGGCGAGGCCGCCGTCAACCGGCTGCTGGCCGAGCGCGCTCAGCGGGTGATCGTGGCGGCCGACTCCTCGAAGATCGGCCGCCGGGCCTTCGCCCGGGTCTGCGAACTGCGCCGGATCGACGTGCTGGTGACCGACACCGCCATCGGCGACGAGGCGGCGGCCGGGTTCCGCGAAGCGGGCGTGACCGTCATCGCGGTCTGA
- a CDS encoding SIS domain-containing protein has translation MTFVEAEIASQPACWRRAAELASTQAKALPTHGERIAVVGCGTSYYMAQAYAALRESSGLGETDAFAASEFPFSRRYDRVVALTRSGTTTEVLKLLGRLHGTTRTVVVTAVPSAEVRAVSDDLVELAFADEESVVQTRFATTALTLFRAHLGLHTDTVVTDAETALSEPLPEGLIEATQLSFLGRGWTVGLANEAALKMKEASLAWTESYPAMEYRHGPISIATDTTATWMFGPAPAGLAEQLRATGARWVEGGLDPLADLIRVQRLAVARATTSGLDPDRPRHLTRSVVLREGA, from the coding sequence GTGACCTTCGTCGAAGCAGAGATCGCCAGTCAGCCCGCCTGCTGGCGCCGCGCCGCCGAGCTGGCGTCCACGCAGGCCAAGGCCCTCCCCACCCACGGCGAACGCATCGCCGTCGTGGGCTGCGGCACCTCCTACTACATGGCGCAGGCCTACGCCGCGCTGCGTGAGAGCAGCGGACTCGGCGAGACGGACGCCTTCGCCGCCTCCGAGTTCCCCTTCTCACGCCGCTACGACCGGGTCGTCGCCCTCACCCGTTCCGGCACCACCACCGAGGTGCTGAAACTGCTCGGCCGGCTGCACGGCACCACCCGTACCGTCGTCGTGACGGCCGTGCCCAGCGCCGAGGTGCGGGCGGTCTCCGACGACCTCGTCGAACTCGCCTTCGCGGACGAGGAGTCCGTGGTGCAGACGCGGTTCGCCACCACCGCGCTCACCCTCTTCCGCGCCCACCTGGGGCTGCACACCGACACCGTGGTGACCGATGCCGAAACGGCTCTCTCGGAGCCGCTGCCCGAGGGCCTGATCGAGGCCACCCAGCTCTCCTTCCTCGGCCGGGGCTGGACGGTGGGCCTCGCCAACGAGGCCGCGCTGAAGATGAAGGAAGCCTCGCTGGCCTGGACCGAGTCCTACCCGGCGATGGAGTACCGCCACGGTCCGATCAGCATCGCCACGGACACCACGGCGACCTGGATGTTCGGGCCCGCCCCCGCCGGTCTCGCCGAGCAACTGCGCGCCACCGGAGCCCGGTGGGTGGAGGGCGGCCTGGACCCGCTGGCCGACCTGATCCGCGTCCAGCGGCTCGCCGTCGCCCGCGCGACCACCTCCGGCCTCGACCCCGACCGGCCGCGCCATCTGACGCGCTCGGTGGTCCTCCGGGAAGGCGCGTAA